GGGCCATTCTCTTCTTCAGTTTTTGAGCAAGCAAAAAGGTGTTCAACTTGTTTGGTCTGAGAATGGGCGGAGGAGGAGAGGGTCATGCAATAGGGATTGACTTGGGGACAACCTATTCATGCGTAGCAGTGTGGGAGCACGAGCATGTAGAAATCATAGTGAATGATCAAGGAAACAGGACAACTCCATCTTATGTTGCCTTCACTGACTCGGAGCTTTTCGTAGGCGACGCTGCATTTAACCAGATCATTAAAAATCCCACAAACTCAATCTTTGGTACTGTCTTCTTCCTATATCCACAACACTAATATTCATAGCCATCTGTTTCTCAATCGTAGCTTTATATTCCTGTGAGATTCTTATATTTTGAATCCTAACTAGAATAGCGTACATTTGTATCCTCTCCTTTGTTATGTAGGGACTGAGTATTGATTTGAATAGTATAGACCAAGATTAGGAGAGTGCCGTGAAGCTTAATGTGTGATTAAATTTTTTGTTGCTTTGTATATACAATTAGCTCCTCGCGGTTTGAAGGGTTTTAGCTTTCTTGTCCCTtctcttttaattttatttttgtttattttctttaattaatagCATTCTCTTGCTCGTTGAGATTTCACTAAAAAAAGAATTGTGAAGAGTGATTTATCTATATAATTGTTGCAGTGACCGTGGTGCTTAGTGCTTAcctatgtgaaagataaattgTTGGTTTTGAAAATTCTTGAATAATTTCAAGTGACTATGCTTATGTTGCTAATTGGCAAACAGTTGGAATTTAGAACAAATACAAACATGTCATTTTGCTTAACCACTGTCACAAAGTGCAAATTTTATGGCATTTTTCCGGAGTATATGTCATACTGCGAATCTGGAGATAAAGTAGAATAACTGTTAGAGATCCAGAGTATGACTTACCGTGCACTAACATTGGAGAATAGAAGGTCTTTCTAAAGAGTCTATCACCTATCTTGGAGCTAACTACTTGCTTGTTGACTGACATAATAGCTCTTAAGAAAGTTTAATATTTTATGGGATAAAGGTTTAATAACTTCATTGATTATCATACTGTTTTTGGTGTAAATAATTTATTATTCCTGTTGCATTCTTTCATCAACATAGGCAGTTCTAActtatttcacaattatacattGTTTAAAGTATGCACTAGAAGCGATGGTGTAAACAAACATGCTCAATCAGTAGGCATATATGACAGAGTAGTTTTGGCATAAAAAAGGAGCTACTGGTAGAATTGGAAAGTCATTAGAATttccaaaaaaatataaacaaaattgtGTTCATATGACTTGTTTCTTCTCGATCATTGGCTTGCTTTTTTGGAATGTGTTTCTAAATTGGACGTTCGTCTGCAGATGCAAAGCGTTTGATAGGCAGGAGATATAGTGATGCCTCAGTTCAAAATGATATTAAACTCTGGCCATTCAAGGTTATTGAAGGTCCTGCTGAGAAGCCCATGATTGTAGTTACCCACAAGGGCGAAGAGAAACAATTTTCTGCTGAACAAATCTCATCTATGGTTCTTGAAAAGATGCGGGAAATTGCTGAGGCCTATCTTGGTTCACCTGTGAAAAATGCAGTTATCACCGTCCCTGCCTACTTCAATAATTCACAGCGTCAGGCTACAAATGATGCCGCAGTCACTGCTGGCCTAAACGTGATGCGTATCATCAACGAACCAACTGCAGCAGCCATTGCTTATGGACTTGACAGAAAGGGCGGCTGGTATAGCAAGAGAAATGTTATGATATTTGATTTCGGCGGTGGTACACTAGATGTGTCATTGCTTACAATAGGTGATGGTATATTCGAAGTGAAGGCTACAGCTGGAGACACTCACCTTGGAGGTGAAGATCTTGATAACAGAATGGTGAGCTATTGTGTTGAGGAATTCAAGAAAAAGCACAATCTAGACATCACTGGAAACTTTAGAGCTCTTAGGAGGTTAAGAAATGCATGTGAGAAGGCAAAGAGGAGACTTTCATTTGCTTCCATAGTTGACATTGAAATTGATTGTTTGGATTTCTATACAAGTATCACTAGAGCCAAGTTTGAACAACTCAACAAAGACTTGTTCAACAAGTGCATGGACCCTGTGAGAAAGTGTTTAAGCGATGCTACAATGAAGATAAGCAATGTCCATGATGTTGTTCTTGCGGGTGGCtcttctagaattcctaaagtGCAAGAACTATTAAAAGATGTCTTCAAAGGGAAGGAGCTGTGCAAGGGAGTTAATCCAGATGAGGCAATCGCCTATGGAGCTGCAGTTCAAGCTGCAGTTTTGAAAGGCCATCAAGATCGGAAACTTCAAGACTTCGCTCTCTTGGATGTCACCCCTCTGTCACTCGGGTTGGAGAGTCGCACACTTGATACGCTTGAGAAATACATGAATGTTTTGATTCCAAAGAACACTAGAATACCTGTGATGAAGAGCAAAATTATAACTACTATATATGACAACCAAGAGTCGGTCGTATTCCCCATATATGAGGGTGAGTGTAGAATAGTCAAAGAAAATTACTTTGTGGGCGAAGTTAGCCTCTGCAACATTCCTCTGGCTCCCAAGAATGTTCCTAAGTTCAATCTTTGCTTTAATATTGATGCAAGTGGTATCCTGCGTGTCTCAGCAGAGGACATGACTACTGGGCAGAGGAAAGAGATTACGATCAACAGTGACAGAAGAAATTTGGGAATTGAGAACGAGAGAATTGCTGACATCGACTAGTCGTTTTTTCCCATTAAGTTTCTTTGCTGTACTGCATTGTGCATATGTTGGGTCCTTAGCTCATGCACTTACCTTGTTTTTGTTCGTGTTTTGCTGCCATAACTATGATAGAAGTCTTGTTTTTGAGTTACAAGGGCCATATTTTGCTGGACGTAGCTCTCGTGTTGGACTGATAATTGGTGCTAAAATTAATTATACATGTTGCATAAGCTGGTGGGAACTGTCTTTAGCAAAAGCCTGAATTTATTGCAGATGTAATTGCAGAAATTTGTGAAGTATATCTGAATCTGATCCGTCAGGCGTCACTACTATATAACAGTTACAAAGGTAAATCCTATTTCGACTGAAAACTGTAATTACGAAGTTTTTCCGGTCACTGTTGTTGAAGTCAACATCATGCGTGCCtcttcaaattagggtttagtcTTAGAGttgtaagagcaactccaacagattccctatattttgat
This portion of the Rosa chinensis cultivar Old Blush chromosome 1, RchiOBHm-V2, whole genome shotgun sequence genome encodes:
- the LOC112182681 gene encoding heat shock 70 kDa protein 4 isoform X4 — its product is MGGGGEGHAIGIDLGTTYSCVAVWEHEHVEIIVNDQGNRTTPSYVAFTDSELFVGDAAFNQIIKNPTNSIFDAKRLIGRRYSDASVQNDIKLWPFKVIEGPAEKPMIVVTHKGEEKQFSAEQISSMVLEKMREIAEAYLGSPVKNAVITVPAYFNNSQRQATNDAAVTAGLNVMRIINEPTAAAIAYGLDRKGGWYSKRNVMIFDFGGGTLDVSLLTIGDGIFEVKATAGDTHLGGEDLDNRMVSYCVEEFKKKHNLDITGNFRALRRLRNACEKAKRRLSFASIVDIEIDCLDFYTSITRAKFEQLNKDLFNKCMDPVRKCLSDATMKISNVHDVVLAGGSSRIPKVQELLKDVFKGKELCKGVNPDEAIAYGAAVQAAVLKGHQDRKLQDFALLDVTPLSLGLESRTLDTLEKYMNVLIPKNTRIPVMKSKIITTIYDNQESVVFPIYEGECRIVKENYFVGEVSLCNIPLAPKNVPKFNLCFNIDASGILRVSAEDMTTGQRKEITINSDRRNLGIENERIADID
- the LOC112182681 gene encoding heat shock 70 kDa protein 4 isoform X3 → MMECLQVDGVAQGCAHVAVSSQNLSEELQSRCHTLLWGVLVVLFLGRSVREAHDFSEELGCCYTHGEYQNTDLFPTVMGVELLKESLQSKSVLTNVFLGKKAGIGIDILEPLRKDAKRLIGRRYSDASVQNDIKLWPFKVIEGPAEKPMIVVTHKGEEKQFSAEQISSMVLEKMREIAEAYLGSPVKNAVITVPAYFNNSQRQATNDAAVTAGLNVMRIINEPTAAAIAYGLDRKGGWYSKRNVMIFDFGGGTLDVSLLTIGDGIFEVKATAGDTHLGGEDLDNRMVSYCVEEFKKKHNLDITGNFRALRRLRNACEKAKRRLSFASIVDIEIDCLDFYTSITRAKFEQLNKDLFNKCMDPVRKCLSDATMKISNVHDVVLAGGSSRIPKVQELLKDVFKGKELCKGVNPDEAIAYGAAVQAAVLKGHQDRKLQDFALLDVTPLSLGLESRTLDTLEKYMNVLIPKNTRIPVMKSKIITTIYDNQESVVFPIYEGECRIVKENYFVGEVSLCNIPLAPKNVPKFNLCFNIDASGILRVSAEDMTTGQRKEITINSDRRNLGIENERIADID
- the LOC112182681 gene encoding heat shock 70 kDa protein 4 isoform X1, which codes for MRCHFASYSISICFTMSIASLQCSSIVESIHCLGHSSRIALETLCNDCTLLKFSRCINYIMMECLQVDGVAQGCAHVAVSSQNLSEELQSRCHTLLWGVLVVLFLGRSVREAHDFSEELGCCYTHGEYQNTDLFPTVMGVELLKESLQSKSVLTNVFLGKKAGIGIDILEPLRKDAKRLIGRRYSDASVQNDIKLWPFKVIEGPAEKPMIVVTHKGEEKQFSAEQISSMVLEKMREIAEAYLGSPVKNAVITVPAYFNNSQRQATNDAAVTAGLNVMRIINEPTAAAIAYGLDRKGGWYSKRNVMIFDFGGGTLDVSLLTIGDGIFEVKATAGDTHLGGEDLDNRMVSYCVEEFKKKHNLDITGNFRALRRLRNACEKAKRRLSFASIVDIEIDCLDFYTSITRAKFEQLNKDLFNKCMDPVRKCLSDATMKISNVHDVVLAGGSSRIPKVQELLKDVFKGKELCKGVNPDEAIAYGAAVQAAVLKGHQDRKLQDFALLDVTPLSLGLESRTLDTLEKYMNVLIPKNTRIPVMKSKIITTIYDNQESVVFPIYEGECRIVKENYFVGEVSLCNIPLAPKNVPKFNLCFNIDASGILRVSAEDMTTGQRKEITINSDRRNLGIENERIADID
- the LOC112182681 gene encoding heat shock 70 kDa protein 4 isoform X2 yields the protein MRCHFASYSISICFTMSIASLQCSSIVESIHCLGHSSRIALETLCNDCTLLKFSRCINYIMMECLQVDGVAQGCAHVAVSSQNLSEELQSRCHTLLWGVLVVLFLGRSVREAHDFSEELGCCYTHGEYQNTDLFPTGVELLKESLQSKSVLTNVFLGKKAGIGIDILEPLRKDAKRLIGRRYSDASVQNDIKLWPFKVIEGPAEKPMIVVTHKGEEKQFSAEQISSMVLEKMREIAEAYLGSPVKNAVITVPAYFNNSQRQATNDAAVTAGLNVMRIINEPTAAAIAYGLDRKGGWYSKRNVMIFDFGGGTLDVSLLTIGDGIFEVKATAGDTHLGGEDLDNRMVSYCVEEFKKKHNLDITGNFRALRRLRNACEKAKRRLSFASIVDIEIDCLDFYTSITRAKFEQLNKDLFNKCMDPVRKCLSDATMKISNVHDVVLAGGSSRIPKVQELLKDVFKGKELCKGVNPDEAIAYGAAVQAAVLKGHQDRKLQDFALLDVTPLSLGLESRTLDTLEKYMNVLIPKNTRIPVMKSKIITTIYDNQESVVFPIYEGECRIVKENYFVGEVSLCNIPLAPKNVPKFNLCFNIDASGILRVSAEDMTTGQRKEITINSDRRNLGIENERIADID